In Paenibacillus sp. J23TS9, a single genomic region encodes these proteins:
- a CDS encoding helix-turn-helix transcriptional regulator, whose amino-acid sequence MGEPQVKHDVFQAIADPTRRKLLKLLADKEMPVTMISGHFPMSRTAVSKHLRILSEAGLVKERRVGRENRYRLDPEPLVELKRWYAYFERFWENKMAALQLLVESDDPEE is encoded by the coding sequence ATGGGAGAACCGCAAGTAAAGCATGATGTTTTTCAAGCGATTGCCGATCCTACCCGCCGCAAGCTGCTTAAGCTTTTAGCCGACAAGGAAATGCCGGTGACCATGATAAGCGGACATTTCCCCATGAGCCGGACAGCCGTTTCCAAACATCTTCGCATTTTGTCAGAAGCGGGATTGGTAAAAGAGAGAAGAGTAGGGCGTGAGAACCGATATCGGCTTGATCCGGAGCCACTCGTGGAATTAAAGCGCTGGTATGCCTATTTTGAACGGTTCTGGGAAAACAAAATGGCTGCTTTACAGCTCTTGGTGGAATCCGACGATCCTGAGGAATAA
- a CDS encoding SRPBCC domain-containing protein: protein MENQNKDALPDIRYTGVFNANIQKVWEAVSTSEGLEAWFMPNDFEPIIGYEFHINAGPYGMSPCKVTEMDPPRRLSFDWGKDWTLTFELKDMDGQTEITIIHSGWSEDVVTEFGQPHTTVRGIMDQGWAGLHQKLGAYVEG, encoded by the coding sequence ATGGAAAATCAAAATAAAGATGCACTGCCGGATATCCGGTATACAGGTGTATTCAACGCAAACATTCAGAAGGTATGGGAGGCTGTTTCCACTTCGGAGGGCCTTGAGGCTTGGTTTATGCCCAATGATTTCGAGCCAATTATCGGATACGAATTCCACATCAATGCAGGGCCTTACGGCATGTCACCATGCAAAGTCACGGAAATGGATCCGCCAAGACGACTTTCCTTTGACTGGGGAAAGGACTGGACGCTTACCTTTGAATTGAAGGATATGGATGGGCAAACCGAAATAACAATCATACATTCCGGCTGGAGCGAAGACGTGGTTACCGAATTTGGACAACCTCATACCACAGTTCGCGGAATCATGGATCAGGGCTGGGCCGGTCTGCATCAAAAACTGGGCGCTTATGTTGAAGGCTAA